Genomic segment of Gloeocapsa sp. PCC 7428:
GCTTGTTTAAACTAAAATTCAGTCACCAAGTGGTAGCTTGACTTGGTAAAGTTATTAATTCCTCCACCACTTCTCCACTATTTGGATTTATCTTTCTAGATAAATCTAGTGTAATTATTAATTTGAATTGGTCGAATATCCTTTTCCTTCTTAAAGGAAGAATAATGGTAAGAGAAAAAGCTATTCGTACTACAAGAACTGACACAGTTGGTCAACCAAAGAAATGTTGTTTCAGAAACAAAACCAAGCTTTCAAAAAACGCAAGTATGCTTATAGGTTAATTTCTTGGATAGTTTTAGCTACTTTATTTCTCTCATTATCTGTGCTACCGAGTTGGGCGCGAAATACTCCAGCCGATATACAGGTTATTGACCGCCAATCGGAGCAGCCGATTACTGAACCAGTGAAACCTGTACCTGTGGCTCCTAGCGCGCCTGGATTAAATGATCCACAAGAATTTGAAGCATTTATAGACAATTTCTTTAAAGAAGAAATGTCGAAGTCTCACATTCCTGGCGGAGTCGTTTCTGTAGTCAAAGATGGCAAGATCTTTTTTGCTAAAGGTTATGGTTACGCCAACGTAGAAAAGAAAATCCCAGTTGAAGCCGATAAAACGCTGTTTCGCGTTGCCTCGCTTTCCAAACTCTTTACCGCTACAGCAGCAATGCAGTTATACGAGCGAGGATTGCTGCAATTAAATGGTGAGGTTAACAATTACCTTACCAATTTCCAACTAGAAAATCCTTATCCCGAACCAGTTAAAGTTGCTCAACTAATGACGCATACGGACGGCACTTCTCAAAGGCGGATTGGACTTGCGGCTCGCACCGCAGAGGAGATGCAGCCATTAGGAGACTACCTAGCTGACCAAATGCCACCTGTCGTCTGGTTTCCAGGCAAACTCTACAACTATTCCAGTCATAGCAGTGCGTTGTTAGGTTATTTCGTACAAAAGATTTCCGGTCTTCCCGTCAGTCAATATATCGACAAAAACATCTTTCAACCGCTGAATATGCCCCGCAGCACCTTTGTTCAGCCACCGCCACCACCTCTCACAGAGGATTTAGCTGTGGGCTATCAGTATCAAAACGGTAACTTTAAATCTGTTCCCTACCTGTATCTCAACATTGCCCCAGCGGCTTCGATGCAAACAACTGCTATAGATATGGCTCACTTTGCGATCGCTCACTTGCAACTCGGTCGCTATGAAAATGCACGTATCCTAGAGCCAGATACCGTCCGGTTGATGCATCAAACGCACTTTACCCAGCATCCTCTATTACCTGGGACTGCTTACGAATTTCACGAGCGGTTGGAAAATGGCATTAGATCGCTCACGCACTTAGGTAGCTTGCGAGGATATTCTAGCTCTCTTACCCTGCTGCCCGACCGAAACATTGGTATCTTTACTGCAACCAACAGTTTCGCTGGGATACATGGAAAATTACTATCTCAATTTTTTGATCGCTATTTTCCTGTAGCTCAACCACGTACACCTAAGCAACCCATTTCCCTCACTCAGGAGCAACTGAATCGGTTTACTGGGATCTACCGTGACTTGGAGTATCCCCGCGATACCTTTGCTAAAATGAGCGCGCCATTTAAGCATATCAAGATTGAGAAAGCTGACAACGGCACTTTGCAGGTTCGTACTCCTAGCCTATTTTTTCTAGGAAATGCTCCCAAGATCCGGTTAATACCTGTGGAACCGTTGTTATTCCAGCGAGTCAATGACGAGGCTTTCACTGGTTTTGGCGAGGACAGCAGCGGTCGAATTGCATTTGCGTTTAATCCACTGTGGCCCGTTATCGGAACCTTCGAGCGAATTCATTGGTATGAAAGGGTCTGGGTACAATTAGGAGTTGTTGGCTTTTGTGCTGTAGTCTTTCTATCAGCTGCGCTAATTTATCCGATCGCGCCTTTAATTCGACATTTGCGCGGTAAGCGGTTTCAAGGACGACAGTTGCGTTGGGCTTGGATACTTGCAGGCTTGAGCGGTACTTTGAATCTAGTTTTTTTGATTGGCTTTCCCGTATCAATTTGGCTGTATGGCTTTTGGCGGCTGGTGTATGGCGTACCTACTGTGACGATCGCTTTTCTCTGCATTCCCCTGCTTACCACTGCATTGACGCTAGGGTTGTTTGTCTTTACCGCTTTGGCTTGGAAAAATCAATATTGGTCTTTTGTAAAGCGATCGCATTATTCTTTGATTACCCTAGCTGCGTTGGTTTTTATTCCCTTTCTTGCCTACTGGAATTTATTGGGATTTCAGTTTTAGCAATTGGCGCTCTGTAGTTGGCACAAGAATATATGACAAATAATACAGCAAAGCGTCCGCAACAAAAAATCTGGTTAAGTGAGTGCGATGATTTAATGCGGGGTGCATCAGGTGGTTTTCTATTTGGAATTCCGCTGCTGTACACGATGGAAGTTTGGCAGATTGGTTCTACGGCTGAACCGTCAGAAATGTTAGTGATTCTAGCAGTCACATTCGTCATTATTTTTCTGATCAATCGCACTGCTAGTTTTCGCAAAAGTCAGGGTGACTCACCCCTACAAGCCGCAATGGATAGTGTGGAAGCAATCTCAATTGGGCTTATTTGCTCAGCAGGAATATTGATTCTCCTGCGGAGGATAACTTTAGAAATCACGCTGAATGCAGCATTGGGCAAAACGATTTTTGAAAGCGTTCCGTTTGCGATCGGTGTAGTTGTAGCGAACTAATTTATCAGTGGTGAACGTAAAGATAAAAGCGGTTCCAAACAGGACAAGGCAAAACAACAAAACCAAGATCAGCTAAATGCTACTATCGCTGATTTGGGTGCTACTTTAATCGGTGCTTTATTTATTGCATTTAACATTGCGCCTACGGATGAAATTCCTATGCTGTCGTCTGCAATTTCCGCACCTTGGTTGCTAGCGATCATGGTTGGCTCATTGTTAATGTCTTACGGTATTGTGTTTGAAGCAGGTTTTGTCAATCAACAAAAGCGTCAACAACAGCGAGGTTTGTTTCAGCAGCCCTGGAGTGAAACGATCGCCTGTTACTTAGTTTCTATAGTAGCCTCAGTTTTGATGCTGTACTTTTTTTCACCAACTCCGCTTTAACGATTCTTGGTTCATGTGGTTAAGTTACACTATACTACTAAGTTTACCATCGACAATTGGTGGCGCAGCTGGACGGTTAGCAATATGACTGAAGGACAGCAATCCCCTGATCGAGAGCAGCAAAAGCGATCGCTGGCTGAGTGGGTATCGTTTGGTATTGCTTCATTCATCTTGGCGGCGATCGCAGGTTTAGTAATTTATGAATGGCTAGTGCAAGATAACCGCCCTCCCGTGATTTCTGTCAGACATACTGGAAACACTCGCCAAGTTCAAGACCAATTTTATATTCCTTTTGCTGTTACCAATACTGGCGGACAAGCCGCTGATGCAGTGCAAGCTGTTGCCCAATTGCGGGTTAATGGTGTAGTTGAGGTAACTGGCGATCAACAGATTAGTTATTTATCCAAAGGTGAAACTAAAAAAGGAGCTTTTGTATTTAATCGCAACCCAAATCAAGGTAAACTCATCTTGCGAGTTACAAGCTATCAGCAACCTTATTTCGAGCGCACAAGAGCAATAGAGAGAAAGCCTTAGTCTACCAAGATAAGGCTTTCTTTCAAGAACTAACATATGAAATTTACGACCTTGCTTCGATGATTTTCATCAGACTATGAGCATCACTTTACTACTGAAATGAATCTGAGATAATCTTTGTAGCCTAATAAAAGCTAGATTATGCTCTTGAGAATCAGTTGCTTCAATTCAGCGATTGCCTTTTTTACCACTTAAACCAAATAAACCAACCAAGCCAACTAAACCAATCCAACCCCAATCGAAATCATTATCTCTTTCAGCCACAACTCCAACCCCTGGACGTGGTGCCACAGTCTCAACTGGCTCTGTAGTGCAAGCAGGTAAAACCATAACACTTGCACCTAAAATAACAAGACCAACTGTTTGAATTAGACGAGAACGTTTCATAACCAAAGCACCCCTATTTCCTCAATTTTTAATTGCTCTAAAAACTCTCAAAGTGAGTATAAATTGAAGTCTTGTTTCTTTATTTGAGAAACGCCAGTGGTTGATTATTCCCTATAGTTATTGCGGACTGGCTCAGGCTCTTGATAGGCAGTTGCATCGCTGCGACGACCTTTACTCTTACCAGCTAAACCAGCTAAACCAGCTAAACCAATTAATCCCAACCAACCCCAGTCAAAATCATTATCTTCATATACTCCTTCGCGCTCGTATACTCCCGCTCCAACTCCAGGCTCTACTGCTTGGGCTGAGGTAGGTAGAGTTAACGGTATAGCTGCTGTAGATATTGCTAGCAAGCTAACACCAACTAGTTTAATCAACTTATTACTTTTGGTTGGTTCCATGACTTCTATTTTTTACTAAGATTTTAGCTTGACTTATTAACATTAATCTATCAATAATGACTCTAGCTAAAATCAATCTTAAGTAATAGAAAATCTCTTATATTTATTTTTGAATTTAATATAAGCGACTACATCAATGTAACGTTTTTTAATCCAAATAAATGACTAATCTTTAAAAAAAACAAATATTCAATTTATATACTGAATTATTTTATATTTTAAGTTAATATTAAAAGTATAACTTATAATACTTTGTGTTTTCTGCTCTTGTTTTATTTTTGCAAACACAAGTAATTGTATATATATTTATGCAAATATATTAATGCAATTAATATTAATTAGGTAAACAGTTTTAATTATTTTGTTTCCTGCCATTTATTCATAATATCCTTGACCAAAACTTCTTTGAACCATATTTGTACTACAATTAATAGCGGAATTGCCAGAAATAAACCTAAAAAACCAAACAAGCTAGCAAAAACTACGACTGCTAAGATAGTAAATACTGGCATCAGATCCACTTCTTGCTTCATAATGAAAGGAACTAAAACTAAACTTTCAAACTGTTGAATTGCAATATAAAGTAATATAACTGCTCCTGCCTTC
This window contains:
- a CDS encoding serine hydrolase, which encodes MLFQKQNQAFKKRKYAYRLISWIVLATLFLSLSVLPSWARNTPADIQVIDRQSEQPITEPVKPVPVAPSAPGLNDPQEFEAFIDNFFKEEMSKSHIPGGVVSVVKDGKIFFAKGYGYANVEKKIPVEADKTLFRVASLSKLFTATAAMQLYERGLLQLNGEVNNYLTNFQLENPYPEPVKVAQLMTHTDGTSQRRIGLAARTAEEMQPLGDYLADQMPPVVWFPGKLYNYSSHSSALLGYFVQKISGLPVSQYIDKNIFQPLNMPRSTFVQPPPPPLTEDLAVGYQYQNGNFKSVPYLYLNIAPAASMQTTAIDMAHFAIAHLQLGRYENARILEPDTVRLMHQTHFTQHPLLPGTAYEFHERLENGIRSLTHLGSLRGYSSSLTLLPDRNIGIFTATNSFAGIHGKLLSQFFDRYFPVAQPRTPKQPISLTQEQLNRFTGIYRDLEYPRDTFAKMSAPFKHIKIEKADNGTLQVRTPSLFFLGNAPKIRLIPVEPLLFQRVNDEAFTGFGEDSSGRIAFAFNPLWPVIGTFERIHWYERVWVQLGVVGFCAVVFLSAALIYPIAPLIRHLRGKRFQGRQLRWAWILAGLSGTLNLVFLIGFPVSIWLYGFWRLVYGVPTVTIAFLCIPLLTTALTLGLFVFTALAWKNQYWSFVKRSHYSLITLAALVFIPFLAYWNLLGFQF
- a CDS encoding DUF2391 family protein — protein: MWLSYTILLSLPSTIGGAAGRLAI
- a CDS encoding TIGR02588 family protein, with amino-acid sequence MTEGQQSPDREQQKRSLAEWVSFGIASFILAAIAGLVIYEWLVQDNRPPVISVRHTGNTRQVQDQFYIPFAVTNTGGQAADAVQAVAQLRVNGVVEVTGDQQISYLSKGETKKGAFVFNRNPNQGKLILRVTSYQQPYFERTRAIERKP
- a CDS encoding WGxxGxxG family protein, which codes for MKRSRLIQTVGLVILGASVMVLPACTTEPVETVAPRPGVGVVAERDNDFDWGWIGLVGLVGLFGLSGKKGNR
- a CDS encoding WGxxGxxG family protein, with the translated sequence MEPTKSNKLIKLVGVSLLAISTAAIPLTLPTSAQAVEPGVGAGVYEREGVYEDNDFDWGWLGLIGLAGLAGLAGKSKGRRSDATAYQEPEPVRNNYRE